The following coding sequences lie in one Deinococcus ruber genomic window:
- a CDS encoding HNH endonuclease: MTPDLKRCTKCGEEKPATLEFFYAYPKVKRGLTSRCRACAAAVQKAYVEADPARSQKIAQDCYLRNYEQRKAELRAQNRKRMADPEKVQAERERAKAKAQRERETTPEVVNARQRAYRERHKDDPEYRERLRVRDRARYIRQKPRYLSYSAKQRAFRASVPGGWTGEDVRQMFVRQNGCCHYCGAKVGRTAGLAWHVDHVIPISRGGSNFPENLVIACEPCNRAKYNKMPWEWLPDQFSPPNS, encoded by the coding sequence GTGACCCCTGATCTGAAACGCTGCACGAAATGCGGGGAAGAGAAACCCGCCACGCTGGAGTTTTTCTATGCCTATCCGAAGGTGAAACGCGGCCTGACCTCGCGTTGTCGAGCCTGCGCTGCGGCTGTACAGAAGGCGTATGTAGAGGCAGACCCGGCCCGCTCGCAGAAGATTGCCCAGGACTGCTATCTACGAAATTATGAACAGCGCAAGGCTGAACTGAGGGCACAGAACCGTAAGCGCATGGCCGATCCTGAAAAAGTCCAGGCGGAGCGAGAGCGGGCAAAAGCGAAGGCGCAGAGAGAGCGGGAAACTACCCCAGAGGTAGTGAATGCTCGTCAACGGGCATACCGCGAGCGCCATAAAGATGATCCCGAGTACCGAGAGCGGCTTAGGGTTCGAGATCGCGCCCGCTACATACGGCAGAAGCCACGCTACTTGTCGTACTCAGCGAAGCAGCGGGCGTTTAGAGCCAGTGTGCCCGGCGGCTGGACGGGCGAAGACGTGCGGCAGATGTTCGTTCGGCAGAATGGATGCTGCCACTACTGTGGAGCGAAGGTAGGCAGGACTGCGGGCCTCGCATGGCACGTAGACCACGTAATTCCGATCTCTAGAGGAGGATCAAACTTTCCGGAGAATCTTGTGATTGCCTGTGAGCCTTGCAACAGGGCCAAATACAACAAGATGCCTTGGGAGTGGTTGCCAGATCAGTTCAGCCCGCCGAACAGTTAG